ACAGCAAATTAAACTATTATAACTAAAAAGTGGGTCACGTTAAGGCCCaagagaaaaaaatctgaattaatttCACACTGCATTTAAGACCAGAGCTCATATCTGagtttatgaaaaataatttttaaaagaaatgtaaaggttttaagtttaagttaagttaaaatagTTGCCctgcaaatgtattttttcactcttttattttataaataatgcaaaCACATTATAATGCAAACACATTTCTACTCAGATTGTTAATTTTGTTGCTGTTTGTCAGTGGCTTTAAAACCTTCATGTCATGTCAGCAGCACATTTgcagcttaaagggttagttccatgtgacatcagagggtctgttagaatattttcaagcatcaaaaatacattttggttcaaaaatagcaaaagggTCGGTTTAATTAGAgtcagagctaaactctgcaggaaactggatctcgcgagccagatttgaggataaCTGTTTTacgggtttaaaacaacatgagggtaagttattaattacataaatttgctatctgggtgaactaactctttaaaacCTTGTGCACACACaagaacaacaataaaacatCTCTAAGGATGCTCACCTCAAACTTGCTGATGGATTCGGGGGTGGCAGCACTTCTGATGACGTGTTTGGTAGTACATTAGGTGTCTCTGTGCTGTTGGGCTGAGGTTTGGGGGTCTGGCCCATAACCAAAGTCTCATCATCGGAGGAATTATCCTCAGAAGCTCCCAGAATAAACTTTAGTCTCTCTTTAGCCTGAACACTGGAACCAAATTTGGGCCTATCTGACTCACTGGTTTTGGAAACAGCTTCTTCTGTGCATTCTGACTGGTCAATGGGATCACTAGTCATTGATAGGGAAATTTTCTCATTTCCTGTGGAGGTGCTTGCTGATTCAGAGTCCATTGGAGGAGAGTTTTCCCTTGAACAGTCTGTGGTGGGTGTTTGTGATGGCATCCCTCTCACTCTGTGGACCTTGATGATGCATTCAAATGGGCTATATGAGTAAGAGCTGAcaacatatataacatttttgaGGGTTTCACATATGCCTTCTTGTAAAATTAGATGATGGTTCCTTTTTGTCTTGAGTTTTGTAAGTGTTCAACTGCAAAGGTAAAGAAACACCATGCCACAATTAGGTTATCAAAAGTGTGCAAACATGGCATCAGTGTGCAATATTATGATGCAACCAAAACATTGAGAAATGTGCATTTGCCTCTCTTGTCAGATATTAAAAGCTATACAGTGAAACACTCATTCATACATAATACCGAATTTCTTAATAAGATATATAGTTTAAATAACCAATTTCTATGATTCAGCTTTGGGAGGCTTTAGAGAAACATGTTTCTCATTGCCTAATATCATCAtaggcctacacacacacaatttaaactgaATCACAGGCATTAGAAAAAAACATGGTCATATAGAAATccaacattaaattattaacatgTTTCATTAAGAAATTCTCaaagaattaataaaaagtattataaaaagcGTTTAACTTTTAAAAGATTGCTAGGATTGTCAAAACAAGTTTAGCTCATACCTTTGTAGCAGTCAGTCAGTGTCCAGGCCTTCTCTGGTAATGGAATGTGAACGCATAGAACTCAATTCTCTTTAGAACTGGCCAGTGGACAGCCACAGCAGGGCCATTTAACAGAGTGGAccctctgtgtgtctgtgtgtgtgtgagggagagagagagagagtctgtgtgggGATGGGATCTAGGGGAAAGTTCAGCAGTGAAGGTAAGAAATGAGGGGGAGGGAATAGTAGCTCTCACAAACAACCTATTAATATAGTAACAACAACATCAAAGGTCAGAACACGTGTGGTGTGTAACCGGACACAAAGGTCACACCCCAGATAATCGGCCCGAGCTCGATAGCCCCACGACACCCGCGGTTCAGAATCATCGTCATCTGGGTCCAATGTGGCCCGCAGCTCGCTCTGGAGCATGTGTTTATGTTACGGCTGTAAAGCACCGGGTCTATTTCTGTTTCAGGATCTGTCCAGGCCTCTTTTTTGGCAATGACTTGGCTCAAAATTGAATTAACTACTAGTTAACTACTTTTTTCTACTAATTTTTTTCTCGTAAATTTGTCAAACACTAAATACCCGCggtaaagcttaaataaaaaaaaaaatattaaaagcgcTTTATGACATAACATtcacataaatatgtattttaattgcgCTGATTCATTGCGCTGAGTCTTGTACCTGTGTTCGTGGGCGATGTCCACCAGTGTGGATGCAAACAAATTTACATTGTCATTTCGATAAAGAAATTCTGGTAAGCATCGTACATTTACATCTTTAGCAATTTACTAACGCAGTAAACTTTGATGATCACTGCGATCCGCAAACAAACAGATGGGGAAGAGTATGATGATGGCCGAGCGTATACATGGACAAAGGTTTGTTTGTATTTCaagttttcacatttttttatgaatgcagtTGTAACGGCTTTTATCTCGTGTTATGTCAGGagaccttgcttttcagaccgatgagctctGTGCATTTCAGAAGGGTGGGCTTTAGAGGAACAATGTACATTGTGtggaaaatattgtgttttttaaacttaaaccacataaacacattgcattatacACATTGCATTATACCCactgacctatatatatatatatatatatatatatatatatatatatatatatatataaccatgtTCTACATTATAGATCAGTGATTATACCacatacacaacataatgttatttttagcaacatcaaatATTTCTCCtggtaaattttattttaagcaaacttACCATAATCCTAGCCTACTTTAAGGTTAAAAAAGTGCCTTAACCATGGTTAAGCGTAGCTTGCATGAAACACCTGCTGTATCCGTGTAAGTGGAGAAACAGCCAAATGTTCAAAACAGTTtatgaattaacaaaaaaatatccaTCAGTGAAGTACCAGTGTAACTGTGTTGTGATTCAAGTGGCACATggattttgcaaacaaaaaaatgcaaacaatcaCTAAATCAATATAATCATAAGAAAATCACTCCCATTAAAACAGTACTTATCATAAATACCTAAATGAGAAAAAAGGACAAGAGGCTCTGCATCAGTGTTCACATGAGCACTTTGTTATTGACATCCATACATGATGGTAATGTTATAGGAGAACAACATGGTCACAGGGGAAAGAAGAGCCAGGGGAGCTACAGgtattgtacagtatatacaggAAATATTTCGAGGATCAAAGcagatagagggagagagagacactgCACAAACATACATCACCCTCCAAACTAAAACATCCTCTTTGTCACTGGTGTTTACCTTCTAATAATCCGCATGGAAAACAGTCTGATTCCAGTTTTGCAAGCAACTGCAATGGGACCAACCACTTGTGAGGAACCACTCTTGAATCCCATTAGCAGATGCTTTGGTTCAAAAAGGCACTGGACAGCTATTTCTCtcgcaatctctctctctctctctctctgatattTAACAGGTGGACTTTAGTGGAAACCAAAGCATATTTGGAAGACCAACAGACAAACCTGAAGTGGCCAAGACTGACCAAAAAGCAGCAGCACTACAATCTAGATTGCGCAGCTTTTTGTGAGAGCTATTTCTTCTCATAACATAACATCCCAACAGTATAATGTACGTTTGAATGGTTTTAACTGTTAGCGTTGAAAGCTGTTAATAACAAAGTTAATAATGTCATTTTCCTTTTGAGAACATGAGACTgcatcatatttacatttacaaatacacaaaataatgagtaatgcattttataaattgaaaataatataaatcataaaactgTTTTAACAAAAACATACTTGGACAATCATCTATTGATGTCTCAATAAAGCAATctgaaaaaatcaaatcaaaatttttaactttaaacaaaagCACATCTGGTGTCATACCAAGGGCTCaagattatttgaaataaaaagttgatcAAGTTGATCATTCTCAAATCCTGAAATAACGATGTACAATACACAATACACATTCCCTTCCATAAGGCCTCACCTTGAATTAAATTTAGCACATATAACTATATGTAGTTATAACTATATGCACAATGAGGAATAATTTTACCGTCCTTGTCTAAATGtcttttttagtgtgtgtgtccTCTGCAAAAGCAGAGAAAAGTATTTGTGTATAATATTTTAGCATTGAAGTGTCTGGAGGATTACCTTCACAAGCTGGAGGAAATCATCTcatgaattaaatttatttgaagGGGAACAGATTCTCCAAACCCCATTAAACTAATTTTTGCTCACCATCTATTCAACTACTTGCATAAATCTCTATAAATCCATTCCTTTCTATCTATACATCCATCCGTTCATCAACAGACACATCTATCTTAATAAATATAGTCCAAACAGAATCAAAAGCTCCTTGAACCAAATCAATACAACCAAAAATATAAAGTAGACAAACATAAGACATTTCTtcccttttttttatatcaactgcAAATTGTGCAAATGTTGATATAGGAAGGAATTATAGCACATTTAAGGTTTAAGATGGAGCTTATTTCAAATCTTTAAATCCGTTAATATCAGCAAAAGCAAAACATTTGTGATGCACTCCATCACATGCAGGCAATCTTACAGGCTGTAAATTGTCCATTGAAATTGGTGAAAAAGCTTGAAATGAAGGGACAGAGATTGAGGTAATTGCATTAGCGTATTGATTAACCTGTCAAAGCAGCACaagttagagaaaaaaaaaatgactctgGGCAGACTGATTTTCCTTGTTCTGTTAGGTTGGGAAAACTTCTGTCTTTTTCAACATGTTAATGAGCTTTAATTCCTGTAGACTTAAAAACCAAGGCATCCACCTTTTCAGTGATGTACTATTCAGCTTCATACAGTTATTTGCACAAACAGTTTGAGAAAGAGATATTTATGAATGACCTCCGGTTTTCGCATGACCTCTGAAGGGCACAtgcacacactgtcagtcacaaCACATGAGATGATTAACATTTAGATTAGATAAAATCATACAGTATTTAATAAAGACAAGGCATATGTGCCAGTAGTGTCATCTAACAACTTCACTtggtttttaagttatttttaaaaggcTATTGTCATTTATGATTACAAGCTAAGTCGCAAAATCCCCATTGCAAACAATTTCACTACTCAGTAACTAGATCTACACTTTCTAATCACTGGTTGGCTCAATGCTGTTCACAGAAATAAAGAGGGTGCTTTCACAACAGCAAagtgtgatgtttgtgtgtgtatgcgtgcacTGGTGTATTGTTGTTTACATACACATGCAAGCACATAATGAATCCCTCAAATTCATCCCTTGTGCAGCAGATTTTATATTCAGAAAAGCAGTGACCCTCCTCTTTGTCCCCAACTGCATCTAACACCTGTCTCAATCGAAGCCGAAGAGTTTCAGCGCTCTTGACTGTCCTCAGTCAGGGTGACGTATATGATGGGAACAAGGCCCTGGATGTCGCCCAGAGCacacagcagccaatcagagtctgCCCTGCTGAGCACCTGCAGTACGTCACCTTTCTGGAAACTGAGCTGCCCTGGCTCTGTGGCTATATGATGGCAGAGCGCCTTCACTTCACTGAAAGAGGCATACaaagatagaaagaaaaagaacattttagttaaaattttaaGGTATGGTAGTAATATCTTTTCATTTGCAAATAATTCCAATTAACTAGTCATTCTAACTCATCTAACAACATTACCATGGGACTTGTCTCAGTGTTGGGGCATTCTGTGTTTGTGCTTGTTCAGTAGGGCCAAGGGGGGATTCTTGGCTTTGAGATGTGAGAGATTGTTGCTCTGCTCTTTTTCCCACTCCAACAGACTGAGCCATCAGATCTAACATGGAACGGTCGAGACTCAACCAACCAGACGGCAATCTGAGACAAACATATAGGTATTCAATTAGCTACAAGTCTAAACAAGTGAAGATGAAATATGGACCATCTTCATTTATAGCAATTATTTGTGTTATGAAAAGGCCAGTTTACACCAAGATCAATAGCTATAATGTTCTAATAATTGTTCTAATTTTAAGAGAATAGAGAAATGGACATCACAATGATAATGAGACAAAGGAACCATATCAGTGGAatccaatcagccaatcagaacccaTCTTACCTTAAAAAGCTTGAGCATTCAAATTGGGAGACAACATAACTGGAGCATGTGCTTATAATAATCAGAGCGTTATCATCCATTGGTGTGGGTTTAGTTaaatatagttattgttcttggtgtgaaaaGGCCGTAAATGTTTGCCAACTCACCTTTGTTTTCGGACTAGTTTCTGCTCACTCTTCTCCACCTTGCTTGCGTTTCCAGCTCCAAATAGCCGACCCCAGCGGAGCACCTGTGCCGACCCATCCTCCCCTGCTCCTGGCTGGGCCTGAACCCTTTCAAAGGCATCCAGGCAGTCTGGGTGCTTTTCCTTACTCTTCTTCAGCTCAGTGAGGACTGATTCCGGTGGACTTCCCATCCATGATGGCTTCCCCTTTGTGACTTTGGTGGGTTCTGACAATGCTGATTGGTGGAGGACACCAGTGCCAATGCTATTAATATTACTACTGCTGGTTCGACAATGTTCCACCTGTTCATGCATCTGCTGAATGGCCTCAGCTCCCTCAACCACACCTTCTCTAGGAGGTGGATGGCTTTTCCGGTTGCTCTCAACACCACCTTTCCTCCTCTTCTCCAGCTTCACAAATTTTGAGCCCTCGGTGGAGTTGTCGATGTAAACCTGTGAACTTTGCATCAGCTGGTACCACCAGCCAGCTTGTCGGTTTCTCTGTTTGGCTCCATCTCCATccctttctctccttttctccttCTCACAGTCTTCTCCAACTCCCTTCATCCGGCCAGCACACCACCCGCCACCATTTATCTGTCCTGGGTCACTCTTCCTCAAGCACTCTTTGCCAACTCCAGCCTCCTTATCCCGTGATTCTGCTCCTGCACTCCTCCGCCCgtcacatttcatttttaatctcCTAAGCCGGCTCTCTTCATCTCTCAACAAGAACCTTTCTCTCTGAGGCAGCATTCCCACTTCCTGTGCTCCAGACTCCAGCGTTCCACAGCCTCGCATGAGCTGAAAGGTGGAACAATCTGATTGGTCGAGGCCTTGGCGAGCAGAGCACAGCTGTTCCTTGCGTCTCAGGTGTTCTTCCCCTTTCTGTAGCTGGTGTGGCTCAAATAGCAAGTCAAGGTCAAAGGGCAACAGTGAGAGCGGTTGAAGAAGGAGCAACAACTCTTCAAACAGTGGCTGGCAGGCCCCTTGAGACAGGGGTAGGAAACCCCATGGGTGGTAGTGGGCTGCTACGATGTCTGAGGAACCATGCCAGaacaaaaaatgctaaatattagaATTATGCTGGGAATAGAGTAtgagaaacatacaaatattgGCTCTGCTTCACTATTTCTCTGACTAAAGCCAACTGCTCTTGAACAAGACGCTAAAAATTAATGTTGCAGCATGAATGTAAGAGCAAATATCATGGTCCTACCTTCATGTGTATAAATGTGATTGAACCAGAATTCCAGAGATCGCAAGCTGAAAAACAGTGAAGGTGAGTGTTGTAAAATCATGGACACAAAACTACTGAGGTAAAATGCAAATCTGTAACTTTACTGCACAATAACAGAAATAATACACTTACACCAGAGGCAGGGgtcttcaatatatttttttcattatatttgagGTCGGCaagattaatgtttttgaaagaagtctgttatgctcaccaagtctccCCTCCCCCAAAAGAAAAgttatgttgtgaaatattattacaacattaaaaatagatctatttcaatatatttgaaaatatatttttttcctgtgaaaaACAGCTAcattttaagcagccattactcaagtcaTCAATGTCAAATGGTctttcagaaagcattctaatatgctgatttggagctcaaattacttttttttttataatcacatTTGAAAACGGTTGTTAATACAGATATGAAAATGttgtatttgtaatttgtaattaacGTAAATGGATTAAtcggaaaaaattaaaatacaaataataatttgccTTCGACCATGCAGTACTGCTGAAAAACTCCTAGGGGTTGAGGACCCCCTGTTGAAGACCCCTGGAAATCTGTTTTAAAGTGAAATACTACAAGTGCAACAACAAGGACCCTGGAAGTGATTACTGCACTCTGTATCGATCTCAAGAAGAAGAGTGACCACAGTACAGAGTGAGACAGACagatgagagagtgagagagagatcagTATGCATCAGAATGAATAATTGAAACTAATGATCAAAGTGCTGTGCGTCTGACTATAATTTTAATAGGAGTGGAAAATAGTTTGCACAGGAGCTGAGATGACTACGTCAAGGCCCTTCAAAGCAAAACTGGAGCCTTTGATGAATTCTAAAGACTTCTCTAATCTCACTGCAGAGATTTCGACAggaagattttagtttttttttttagacctaGTGCTAATAAAAAACATGCCATCGAtcggttccaaaacctagtgagctgcctaccaaAACTCCATTTTAAGACACCAATCCTATTCCAAAAGTTAGAAAATggctaaatgttttaaaagttaaaatgttaaaatctaaAGCAATACTGCATGTCTCTTTCAGATAAAGCAATTTCTATATGCAaagcataaaaatgcatttatattacattttttccccCATCAAATATTAGGAGTTGGCTCTCAATTGTTGTGATTAGACTATCAAATCTGAGGAGATGCAATCTAATCTAATTAACTTCAtacacagaatttatttaatcttttattttactttatttgagtTATTTCTTGTCATATGCCATTGGCTAAATTCATGATCCAATACTGAATGTAAAGCCTCTTCTCTTCAACATTGTTATCAAGATAAGATACTGCAGTACTGCAATGCATTTAATggtcaaatatgttttttatatccAAGAAGATTAAGAAGCACAATCCGTTCCATCAATCAACTAAAGACGGAAACTATCATCCTTCTATCTGAACATCTCACTTGGTCTGTGTTGTCTATCTCTCGGGGGGctgctaaaataaatgtaagttcTCAAACAGTGCTTTAAGACCTTTGAAAAAGTACAAATACtccataaataaaatttaaaaagcatcAAATAACAGACCCTCCATTTTAAAGGCATTTCCAATTGAAAAAAATCATCCTAGATGGCAATCCAACAAATTGCACAATATGTCAATTTAGAAATCAATTTTGTATTAAATGTTGATGCTTTAACaagcaataaatgtaaaaaagtacaaaaatgtgATTTCATAAGCAGTATGAAGACAAGCGTGATTAGAAACAGTGAAAGGAAGAACAGGGagatgaaaagagagagaaaattgaAAGAAGCTTACTTTAGCAGGCCGAAGATGAAGGCATTGAGTCTCatactgtgattggtcagctcaGAATACTGACTGACTTTAGAAAACAGACTGTGTAAAACCCGTGTAGAGGGACCTAGGACAGAAAGGATAAGCATAAATAATTTCCTTCATTTCCAATCATAAAATAATCACCTCCATACCTCCTCTCATACCGAGTTGTGTGGAGGCCTCCACCACACTCCAGGGCTGGTTTTTGCATTGTCCGATGATCAGGTCTAGTACATAAGCTTTCAGTCCATCACGCAGTATCTCACGAATGGCAGGACAGAGGTACTTTAGAATAAGGTGACCCACGTTTGGACTTACAGAGCTATTGCCCAATTTGGCCTGAAAGAGACAGCGAAAGGGTAATGTCAACATTTGCACTGCCTTTAGTGAGACACGTAAACTAAGTATACAGAGTTTAACACTGTTATTTCAAATGTACCTTTACTCCTGCATCCCGGCTGGTGCCAAAATGAGCCACTATCAGATCAACTGCTGTGTTTATGGCCTTCACCAAACCTAGTACATAAGGACAAACAGAAGAGACAAAAtagaaaatattccattattttatttatccaacTCTAACTAATAGTATGTACACCCAAACACATGCTGTCATGTGCTAATGCAGTTTAGAGGGTCTGATGGGATTGTCAGTATTTGATTGGAAAGCAAAGGGCCTTGTTTGACTGATATGAGTACCCAGTGGAAAAAACATGAAGAGACAAAGATTTCTTCCGCATTCTAGTCACTAGGGTACACATAATAATcactgcagtgtgtatgcagcgGATTAAAACTAGAATTAATTTGAGAGCTAAAGGGCTCACCGCAACAATAAGGCTTTAAAGATGAGTTTCCTGAGGTTATTATACTGCTATGTCTATATGAAATTTATAGGTAAATCTGGACATTGTTTAAACTGCAAAATAAGTGAGAGAGGCAAACGTTCTGGCATAAAATAAAGACTGACATGAGATTGGCAGAAACTGTGTGTTTTGTCCCTTTAAGAACTTAGTGAACACATGCTAGGCCACTGTTAGCAgtactacacaaaaaaaaaaaaaaaaaaaaaaaatcacacacctTTCTTCTGCAACAAGTCTATAGAGATGGATTCTTCAGTATTAGCATCAGGAGATAAGCAGAATTCCTCTGGGGGGCGCTCTGTCTGAGAGAAATAATCAGGCAGGAATTCACTGTAACACTGCGGCAGTTGCCTCCATGACTGAcctataaacaaaaacaacatctgTCAGATAAATGCAAACCTACACCAAATATAGACTCTTTGCTAGACAAAACAAGCTGGTGATAACAAAAAAGATAAGGTCATTGTCACACTTAAGTGttcactaactacaaataaaattattCCAGCCCCCTTTCTGTCTCTTTCCCCTCAACCCCTGTTGGGTGATAGAAATTGGTTCAGCACCATTAAGTCTGCCGAAGCTGAGTGGTTGTTTGGTGGGAGGGAAATCAAACACATTGCGTCGCATGACTCGAGATCCAGGTCTCTTGGTTTCCAAAGCACAAGAGATAGAATGAGGGCCGTTTTTACCACGCTCCACACCCAGAGGGTTCTTGAGCCGGTACTCTCTCCATTTGAGTGCCTGCGGGGAAAGGTGGTGCACTGGGGGGGGCAAAATGGAAGAAAAAGGGGATGGTGGCAAAGAATGGATGGAAtacgaaaataaaataaaaagtattggtGAATGGATGGTAAGATAAATGAACATACATACATAGGGAAAAGTACCAAAAGAGAAAGAACAGTCAGAAGGGTAAGATAATATTGTGGAAATGCCAAAGTGATGCAATGGAAAAAATAGGCAGAAGGGGCAACAGAAGGGAAAGAAAAGATAAATTGTTAGCAGTATTTAAAGGAAAGAATAGTATGGAAGCTACGGCTTTGTTCAGATAGGCAGCCAATATACAATTGTTTTGAACTATCCAACTCAAATCAGAAAAGAAGAGCAAAACCacgttaatgttttttttttgaaataagaaaaaaatattataaagtcATAAACAACACAAGGCAATGTCTAGACTGTGAATTCACAAATTTTTGCTCCAAACCTACCATTAGGCTGTTGCTGTGTCACACACGTGGGTAAAACCTTCACTGGCTCTTCCTGTGGCGCTGGTTCCAACTGTCCGAGAGGACTGAGACCTGAGCTGGGAAGCGTTGGCAAATTGCCACGGTGGAAACAGTGATTTCTAGTGGGCAATGCAGGCATTAGCAGACTCTGCTTCATCAGCGGAGGTGGAGGCGGTGTAGGAGGTAAGGGAGCAAGTTTTGGAGTCTCGGTACGGATGGCCATTCCAGTTGGAGTATGCTGTGGCAGAAGACCTGCAGAAATGGGACAAGAGAGGGAACGTGGTGGTCTCGGACCACCAGGGGTCGGAGTGCATGTCGAGCAGGTTCCAGAAGAGGTGGGTGCACCTAGGAGGCGAACTGGGGAATAGCTGCCCAGTGGGGATGGCCGCACTGTTGTAGGTGCGATAGAGGTGCCGTGAGGTGGCCTACAATCTTCTTCTGAGTCATCTTCACCTCCCTCAGGCGCTGTAGCCCCTCGAGCCTGCATTTGGCTGATGTATCCGTCCAGAAGAGGAAGGAGAGGCTTCGCCTGAGGTTTCCCAAACTGGTGCTGGAAAGTGAAAGGCTGAATGGGTAACGAAGTCGGACGTTGATCTTTGCTATAGCGAATCACAACTGGAGAGGAGTCTGTGGAACTAGACAGGCCACCTAGGGGGGAGAAAAAGATGAGACGCATAGATGAGCAAAGAGGGTTTggagataaaataaaacagatgaaGATTATCATTTAATGCAGTAATGTAGGCATTAACTAAAGCTATCTAAAGTTCATAAAACATTaggaataaaagtaatttaagtgATACAT
The genomic region above belongs to Carassius auratus strain Wakin unplaced genomic scaffold, ASM336829v1 scaf_tig00215868, whole genome shotgun sequence and contains:
- the rusc2 gene encoding iporin isoform X2: MDSPPKIAGETLIVHHIPLVHCQVSSSRQCCGSPLKRNSNPFSCPENLGLSRTTSLPERDILQREALVYSSLIQTSSSSLSSSDTFGDGGIRGGQKHGRSGREGSMASDTSSFTSSNSEDQAQGLQLKTHERLNSRRNPFLLNTEDEDDEDEDNLNGYLEDSSFHLHGDSHEISNAALANEDLPPFHLHDLEFTVEPFLLHGSTEKQWSSTHGPSGEAEQRDHTIGGTFDLSTHMEGLNLLRLDSQRRFGSSGSTLSMDCGEQEWGEDDDYEDQSMQGGRGSSECSSLAAPHCSCCGLSQPYPEPFHESFSECHQGYGSDSSCNSSDGVLVNFSTIYNKMNNVVPAKQSLNINSSAEQSFASSVSELVGMCGTECSSGHGAFYLDLHTSPSETPQHPLATQEHANSSSVSQPQGATLELDANCNSYHNLLGSETLASTETSASELTSCLQSQARLVVATQNYYKLVTCDLSSQSSPSPVGSSVTSCSDEHSKGSPTQPTEYYLFQQMKEDEEENEEKDSCGIESTRDNVIEGQVYINISPPTAACSSVGASGSSRPRSRSYDRNLDKSPSPRLGSLERMLSCPVGLSESAAPSPPPPPRVTSFAEIARNKRRTGGSPSQRGGMEATSMNSHSSGEFLPILEDLPQGQSHSLPPLTRCHSQGSCDLSSPHRSRSTPLRESPGGAGKQTRTKAEGGLSSSTDSSPVVIRYSKDQRPTSLPIQPFTFQHQFGKPQAKPLLPLLDGYISQMQARGATAPEGGEDDSEEDCRPPHGTSIAPTTVRPSPLGSYSPVRLLGAPTSSGTCSTCTPTPGGPRPPRSLSCPISAGLLPQHTPTGMAIRTETPKLAPLPPTPPPPPLMKQSLLMPALPTRNHCFHRGNLPTLPSSGLSPLGQLEPAPQEEPVKVLPTCVTQQQPNVHHLSPQALKWREYRLKNPLGVERGKNGPHSISCALETKRPGSRVMRRNVFDFPPTKQPLSFGRLNGQSWRQLPQCYSEFLPDYFSQTERPPEEFCLSPDANTEESISIDLLQKKGLVKAINTAVDLIVAHFGTSRDAGVKAKLGNSSVSPNVGHLILKYLCPAIREILRDGLKAYVLDLIIGQCKNQPWSVVEASTQLGPSTRVLHSLFSKVSQYSELTNHSMRLNAFIFGLLNLRSLEFWFNHIYTHEDIVAAHYHPWGFLPLSQGACQPLFEELLLLLQPLSLLPFDLDLLFEPHQLQKGEEHLRRKEQLCSARQGLDQSDCSTFQLMRGCGTLESGAQEVGMLPQRERFLLRDEESRLRRLKMKCDGRRSAGAESRDKEAGVGKECLRKSDPGQINGGGWCAGRMKGVGEDCEKEKRRERDGDGAKQRNRQAGWWYQLMQSSQVYIDNSTEGSKFVKLEKRRKGGVESNRKSHPPPREGVVEGAEAIQQMHEQVEHCRTSSSNINSIGTGVLHQSALSEPTKVTKGKPSWMGSPPESVLTELKKSKEKHPDCLDAFERVQAQPGAGEDGSAQVLRWGRLFGAGNASKVEKSEQKLVRKQRLPSGWLSLDRSMLDLMAQSVGVGKRAEQQSLTSQSQESPLGPTEQAQTQNAPTLRQVPCEVKALCHHIATEPGQLSFQKGDVLQVLSRADSDWLLCALGDIQGLVPIIYVTLTEDSQER
- the rusc2 gene encoding iporin isoform X1; the encoded protein is MDSPPKIAGETLIVHHIPLVHCQVSSSRQCCGSPLKRNSNPFSCPENLGLSRTTSLPERDILQREALVYSSLIQTSSSSLSSSDTFGDGGIRGGQKHGRSGREGSMASDTSSFTSSNSEDQAQGLQLKTHERLNSRRNPFLLNTEDEDDEDEDNLNGYLEDSSFHLHGDSHEISNAALANEDLPPFHLHDLEFTVEPFLLHGSTEKQWSSTHGPSGEAEQRDHTIGGTFDLSTHMEGLNLLRLDSQRRFGSSGSTLSMDCGEQEWGEDDDYEDQSMQGGRGSSECSSLAAPHCSCCGLSQPYPEPFHESFSECHQGYGSDSSCNSSDGVLVNFSTIYNKMNNVVPAKQSLNINSSAEQSFASSVSELVGMCGTECSSGHGAFYLDLHTSPSETPQHPLATQEHANSSSVSQPQGATLELDANCNSYHNLLGSETLASTETSASELTSCLQSQARLVVATQNYYKLVTCDLSSQSSPSPVGSSVTSCSDEHSKGSPTQPTEYYLFQQMKEDEEENEEKDSCGIESTRDNVIEGQVYINISPPTAACSSVGASGSSRPRSRSYDRNLDKSPSPRLGSLERMLSCPVGLSESAAPSPPPPPRVTSFAEIARNKRRTGGSPSQRGGMEATSMNSHSSGEFLPILEDLPQGQSHSLPPLTRCHSQGSCDLSSPHRSRSTPLRESPGGAGKQTRTKAEGGLSSSTDSSPVVIRYSKDQRPTSLPIQPFTFQHQFGKPQAKPLLPLLDGYISQMQARGATAPEGGEDDSEEDCRPPHGTSIAPTTVRPSPLGSYSPVRLLGAPTSSGTCSTCTPTPGGPRPPRSLSCPISAGLLPQHTPTGMAIRTETPKLAPLPPTPPPPPLMKQSLLMPALPTRNHCFHRGNLPTLPSSGLSPLGQLEPAPQEEPVKVLPTCVTQQQPNVHHLSPQALKWREYRLKNPLGVERGKNGPHSISCALETKRPGSRVMRRNVFDFPPTKQPLSFGRLNGQSWRQLPQCYSEFLPDYFSQTERPPEEFCLSPDANTEESISIDLLQKKGLVKAINTAVDLIVAHFGTSRDAGVKAKLGNSSVSPNVGHLILKYLCPAIREILRDGLKAYVLDLIIGQCKNQPWSVVEASTQLGMRGGPSTRVLHSLFSKVSQYSELTNHSMRLNAFIFGLLNLRSLEFWFNHIYTHEDIVAAHYHPWGFLPLSQGACQPLFEELLLLLQPLSLLPFDLDLLFEPHQLQKGEEHLRRKEQLCSARQGLDQSDCSTFQLMRGCGTLESGAQEVGMLPQRERFLLRDEESRLRRLKMKCDGRRSAGAESRDKEAGVGKECLRKSDPGQINGGGWCAGRMKGVGEDCEKEKRRERDGDGAKQRNRQAGWWYQLMQSSQVYIDNSTEGSKFVKLEKRRKGGVESNRKSHPPPREGVVEGAEAIQQMHEQVEHCRTSSSNINSIGTGVLHQSALSEPTKVTKGKPSWMGSPPESVLTELKKSKEKHPDCLDAFERVQAQPGAGEDGSAQVLRWGRLFGAGNASKVEKSEQKLVRKQRLPSGWLSLDRSMLDLMAQSVGVGKRAEQQSLTSQSQESPLGPTEQAQTQNAPTLRQVPCEVKALCHHIATEPGQLSFQKGDVLQVLSRADSDWLLCALGDIQGLVPIIYVTLTEDSQER